From the Theobroma cacao cultivar B97-61/B2 chromosome 2, Criollo_cocoa_genome_V2, whole genome shotgun sequence genome, one window contains:
- the LOC108660675 gene encoding uncharacterized protein LOC108660675, translating into MANNLSLRSILDANKLIGPNFLDWFRNLKIVLKQEKKSYVLDTSIPPVLATHASVEDKEAYQCHKDDNDQVACVMLASMTPELQKRQFCRPHLLKMIGLIKRLGQLGLAMDHELSINLVLQSLLDSFSQFMLNFHMNRLKATLPELLNMLDTVKKSIRKDKGSLLLVSSSKAHTKQQKKKAQNGKKVKSQNEKALKPKGGVKKDKDKDICQHCGKLGHWRRNYKEYLATVNKKKKLIEASDSSTIC; encoded by the exons atggcTAATAATCTGTCATTGCGGAGCATCTTGGATGCAAATAAACTCATTGGCCCAAACTTCCTCGATTGGTTTCGAAACCTCAAGATCGTCTTGAAACAAGAGAAGAAATCCTATGTCCTTGACACTTCTATTCCACCAGTCCTTGCTACTCATGCTAGTGTTGAGGATAAGGAAGCATATCAATGTCATAAAGATGATAATGATCAGGTAGCATGCGTGATGCTAGCCAGTATGACCCCTGAGCTCCAAAA AAGGCAGTTCTGTAGACCCCATCTGCTGAAGATGATTGGACTTATCAAGAGACTTGGACAATTAGGATTAGCAATGGATCATGAGCTAAGTATAAACTTAGTTCTACAATCTCTTCTTGACAGCTTTAGTCAGTTCATGTTGAACTTCCATATGAATCGATTAAAAGCCACTCTTCCCGAACTTTTGAATATGCTAGACACGGTAAAGAAGTCCATCAGGAAAGATAAGGGATCATTActtcttgtttcttcttctaagGCTCATACGAAGCAACAGAAGAAGAAAGCCCAAAACGGGAAGAAGGTAAAATCCCAAAATGAGAAAGCCTTGAAGCCTAAGGGAGGTGTCAAAAAGGACAAAGACAAGGACATTTGCCAGCATTGTGGCAAACTTGGGCATTGGAGGAGGAACTACAAGGAGTACCTAGCTACTgtgaacaagaaaaaaaagcttaTTGAAGCTTCTGATTCAAGTACCATTTGCTAA